DNA sequence from the Bradyrhizobium diazoefficiens genome:
TCGTGCTGCGGCTTTCAAAGCCGGATGTCACGCGAACGGCGGAAGCCCGGCGCGCATTGGCGCAGTCCGTCCATCAATACGGCGTCTGTGCCGCACGCTCCACCGACCCGCGCGTGCACGAATTGAAGATGCAGCTGGATGAGACGCTGAAGCCGCCGTTGCGCGTCGTCGCAAGCGACGGCGTGAAGGTGTCGTAGTTGCGCCCGGTCATTGCGAGGAGCTCGCGACAAAAATTGCGGAGCAATTTTGCGCTGATGCGACGAAGCAATCCAGAATCCCTCCGGAGAGACACTCTGGATTGCTTCGCTACGCTCGCAATGACGGCGATCGTCGCAGCCGCTCGCCCTACAGCTTCGCTTTGCCGCGCGGCTTCCGCTTGCATGTCCCGGGCAATTTCGCCGCGAGGAAATCGCCGAGGGCTTCGACGCGTGCTGGGCGCGGGCCGCCGGGCGGGGTGACGAGGTGCACGGCGCCTTCGGCCTGCTTCCAGTCTTTCAGGATCACTTCGACTTCACCGGACGAAATCGCCTCTCCGACGATGAACTCTGGCAGCTCGGCGATGCCGAAGCCGGCGATCAGCGCCGGCATCACGGCCTCGCCATTGTTGACGCGGAGCCGGCCGCCGGGGCGAACACTTGCCTGCTCGCCGGCGGAATTGGTGTAGTGCCAGATGTTGGGCGTCGAGAGATAGGCGTAGCTGAAGCACTTGTGCTCGGCGAGATGCATCGGATGCGTCGGCCGGCCGTGTCGCTTGAGATAGGACGGCGCGGCCACCGTGAAGCGCGGCATCGTGAAGAGCCGCCGCGCGATCAGCGAGGAATCCGGCAGGCGCGCGATCCGCACCGCCATATCAAAGCCCTCGCCGACGAGATCGACGGTCGCATCGGCCAAGTGCAGATCGACCGAGACTTCCGGATAGGCCTCGAAAAACTCCGGCAGCAATGGTGCCACCGCCTTGATGCCGAACGTCATGGGCACCGCGAGCCGCACCAGGCCGCGCGGCGCCACCGATTGCGCCAGCGCCTCGTTCTCGGCCGCCTCACCGTCGGCAAGCAGACGCGTGGCGCGGTCGGCGAGCTTGTGACCGGCATCTGTCAGTGCAAGCCGGCGCGAGGTGCGGTTGAACAGCCGGGCGCCAAGCCGTTCCTCCAGCCGGGTGACCGCCTTGGAGACCGTCGCCTTCGACGTTGCGAGTTCGCTCGCGGCCGCCGCAAACGACCGCAATTCCACGACTTTTGCGAAGATTGCGAGCGCCTCGAAGTCCGGGAGTTTTGCCATGGGGTCAATCCAATCAGAATATTTAGGGAAACAATGAGTTTCGACAGTTTCTATTTCTATACCACAAGCGGAGGCCTATCCAAGGGTCATCAGGAATTCAGGACTGGAGAAATCCAATGACCAGGAAGCTCTCGGGCAAGGTTGCCCTCGTCACCGGCGGCTCGCGCGGCATCGGCGCAGCCTCGGCCCGCGCTCTCGCCGATGAAGGCGCGGATGTCGCCATCAGCTACGTCGCTTCACCCGAAAAGGCCGAAGCTGTCGTCGCCGAATTGAAGGCGAAGGGCGTTAAGGCGCGTGCCTTCAAAGCGGATCAGGCCTCCGCCGAGGATGTGACGAAGCTCGTCAACGACGTGGCGAAGGAATTCGGCCAACTCGACATTCTCGTCAACAATGCCGGCGTCGCCGTCGGTGGACTGATCGACGATGCCGCGACCGACACCGCCGCGCTCGCACGCCAGGAGAGCATCAACGTGCACGGCGTGGTCGCTGCGATCCGCACGGCCGCGAAGCTGATGGGCGAAGGCGGCCGCATCGTCACGATCGGCTCCGGCATCGCCACGCGGGCTTCGTTCCCGGGTCTCGCCGATTACGCTGCAACCAAGGCTGCGCTCGTTGGCTATTCCAAGGGCGCGGCGCGCGACCTTGGACCGCGCGGCATCACGGTCAACGTGCTCCAGCCCGGCTCGATTGATACCGACATGAATCCGAAGGATGGCGGCGAGTTCGCCGAGACCCAGCGCAAGCAGCACGCGCTGCAGCGCTTCGGCCGCCCCGAGGAGGTCGCCGCCGGCGTCGTCTTCCTCGCGAGCCCGGAAGCCTCCTTCGTCACCGGGACCGTGCTCAATGTCGATGGCGGGTTCGGCGCCTGATCAAGGCGCCACCGTCCAACCCAAGGAATTGCGCAGATGATCGAACTCAGACCCTTCAACAAGCTCGGCGGCGCCGATCACGGCTGGCTGAAAGCAAAACATCATTTCTCCTTCGCCAGCCATTACGACCCGAACAATATGGGCCATGGCGCCTTGCGGGTGTGGAACGACGACGAGATCGCGCCGAACACCGGCTTTCCCGCCCATCCCCATGCCAACATGGAAATCATCACCTATGTGCGCGAAGGTGCGATCACCCACCAGGACAGCCTCGGCAACGAGGGCCGCACCGAAGCGGGCGATGTGCAGGTCATGAGCGCCGGCAGCGGCATCCGCCACTCCGAGTACAATCTGGAGCCGACCAAGACGCAGATCTTCCAGATCTGGATCGAGCCGACCGCGCGCGGGGGACAGCCGACCTGGGGCTCAAAACCGTTTCCGAAGGCGGACCGCTCCGGCAAGCTCGTCACCATTGCGAGCGGCATCGCGGGTGACACCGACGCGCTGCCGATCCGCGCCGACGCGCGGGTGCTCGCAACGACGCTGCGGGCCGGCGAGAGCGCGGAGTATGAGCCGCAGACCTCGCGCCACCTCTATCTGGTGCCGGCGGCAGGCGCGATCGAGATCAACGGCGTGCGCGTCAACGCCCGCGACGGCGTCGCGATCCGCGACGAGAGCAAGCTGACAATCACGGCGCTCGAAGACTCCGAGCTCGTGCTCGTCGACGCCGCGTAACCACATCATCTGCCGTCATTCCGGGATGGCGCGAAGCGCCAGACCCGGAATCTCGAGGTTCCACATTGCGCAATTGCGCAATGGGGTTCGGCATCGCCCCGGAACGACGAGCAATCACGAACATTCACTGATCACCCCCAACGGAGACCACCATGACCAAAGTTCTCGTCCTCTATTATTCCGCCTATGGCCACATCGAAGCGATGGCGAATGCCGTTGCCGAGGGCGCGCGCGAGGCTGGCGCGGCCGTCGACATCAAGCGCGTGCCTGAGCTGGTGCCGGCCGAGGTCGCCAAGGCCTCACACTACAAGGTCGACCAGGCCGCGCCCGTCGCCGAGATCTCGGACCTCGCCAATTACGATGCGATCATCGTCGGCACCGGTACCCGTTTCGGCCGCATGTCCTCGCAGATGGCGAACTTCCTCGATCAGGCCGGCGGGCTCTGGGCCAAGGGCGCCCTGCACGGCAAGGTCGGGGGCGCCTTCACCTCGAGCGCGACCCAGCATGGCGGCCAGGAGACGACGCTGTTCTCGATCATCACCAACCTGCTGCATTTCGGCATGACCATTGTCGGATTGAACTACGGCTTCGCCGGCCAGATGAAGCTCGACGAGATCACCGGCGGCGCACCCTATGGCGCCACCACGATCACCGGCGGCGACGGCAGCCGCCAGCCCAGCGCCAATGAGCTCGCCGCCGCGCGCTATCAGGGACGAGCAATCGCGGAGACCGCGAAGAAGCTGCATGGTTAAGCCTCGGCCTCACGATCGGCTGCATGGCAGATAAGACGCGGGCGGCATTCTCTAGCGGGAATGCCGCCCTACCTATCTGAGCAGGAACGACAGGGCTTGCGACACGCAAGGCTTACGACACGATGGCTTTCGAACTTCTCTTGATCGCTCAGATGATCCGCAGGCCGGCCCAGGCCCTTGCGCGGCGCTGGTACTGCCGCAGCCTGTTCCGCGCCTCGCGAGGCCGGTTTCACTGCGCCGGGTGCGCGGGATCTTGAGTATCAGCTCTGCGTGATGTCCGCGTGCAGCGGGATGCTGACCGTCGGCGCGGAAGCAGGCGCTGTTGAAAGCCACCAGTCGTCGCCCGCGAACCAGCAGGTGTCGTCGGGCGTGTCCCCTCGCCGCAACGACTGCACGCGCTCCCATCCCTTAGCGAACGCCTCGGCCAATCGCCGGCCGGCGTCCGCATCCTGAAGTCCCGCGCAGCCGATGAACTGGGCGCGTCCCAGGAATTTAGCTGGCCAAGCCGCCCCCTGCTCCGGACGTGTGATCATCAACATGCCGCCGAGCACACCCTCCGGCGCCAGCGGAAACACCAGCCTGCCGCAGGGCCGCAACGCAAGAAGCCATTCCATGGCCGGCTGCGCCGCGCCGGCACAAACGTAAATCACGTCGACGTTGGGCAGATCGGACGCAATGCCCGAACGCTCGCGCAGCTCGACCGTGGCGATGTCTTTCAAATTCTCGCGCGCAAGCCCTGCCAGGCGTTCGTCGATCTCATAGGCGTAGACGCGACCATTGGGCCCGACGAGCTCGGCGAGGATCGCGGTGTAGTAGCCGGTGCCCGCGCCGATCTGGAGCACGCTCTCGGCTTCCCTGACGCCGGTGCCGCTGAGCCAATAAGCGTGCGCGCCAGGCATGCCGATGTTGACGCCACGCGCGGGATCCAGCGCCAGCAGTGCGTTCTGATAGAGAAAGGCGGGATCATCGTCGGGCGTCACGACGTAGGGATGGCCGCCAAGCGAAATCGACCACGGTCCCGGCCCCGCGAAGGGTTCGCGTCTCACGTTGCGAAACGCCTGCTCGATACGCGGGTCGGTGCTCTTGGCCGCAGCGCAGATCAACTGCGCGTAGAACGCGCGAAATTTGTCCGAACGATCGTTCATGTCGCCTCCTGGCGAGGACGACGATAGCACAACGATTGCGATATTCGAATGACCTTGCAACCCGCGGGCGTGGGCCGCTCTAACGCGTGCCCTTGCCCATGGCGCGCGCCGCGAAGGCGGCGAGCTTCGGATGGCGGCGCAATCTCTGCGCGGCATGGTCGCGCAGGACATAAGGCAGCCCACGCCAGGACAGGGCGACGCTGACATCGGTCAGCGGCACCGGCTCGGCGGCAAAGCGGCGCTTGTAATCGTGATTGCCGATGCTGAGATCGAAGCGCCGCACGCCCTGCGCATGCAGCGCCGCGATGGTGCGCTCGGTGACGAGCAGCCCCGGCGAGCAACTCCCCCATTGCTTGCCGGCATGGCCGATGCGCAGCAGGTAATAAGTCGCGCCGTATCTGACGCCGAGCGTGGTGGCGACAATGCCCTCGTCACAGACGAGCGCTGAGATCACTGCATAGCCTTCCGCAACACCCTGCCGGCCAACCTCGCGGTAAAACCTGGCGTGGGCCTCGTCGTTGAGGACGAACCGCGAGCCGAGCTGCTGCATGCGCTCCTGCTGCTGGACGTCCATGACGTCGAGAAGCTCGTTTGCGCGGGCAATGTCGGTGGCGATCTCGAACCGCGCGCCGGCATGGCGGCTGAACACGCGCCAGCAACGCGGCATCTGCATGCGCTTGATCGAGGCCTGATAGTCCGCATAGTCGTCGCCGGTCAGCACCAGATTGCCGTTGAGCGAGCAGGAGCCGAGCCGGCCGAGCGACACCAGCGGATTCGGCTTGCCGCCGACATAGCCCGGCATCTTCTTCAGGCGCAGGA
Encoded proteins:
- a CDS encoding LysR family transcriptional regulator, with translation MAKLPDFEALAIFAKVVELRSFAAAASELATSKATVSKAVTRLEERLGARLFNRTSRRLALTDAGHKLADRATRLLADGEAAENEALAQSVAPRGLVRLAVPMTFGIKAVAPLLPEFFEAYPEVSVDLHLADATVDLVGEGFDMAVRIARLPDSSLIARRLFTMPRFTVAAPSYLKRHGRPTHPMHLAEHKCFSYAYLSTPNIWHYTNSAGEQASVRPGGRLRVNNGEAVMPALIAGFGIAELPEFIVGEAISSGEVEVILKDWKQAEGAVHLVTPPGGPRPARVEALGDFLAAKLPGTCKRKPRGKAKL
- a CDS encoding SDR family oxidoreductase, with the protein product MTRKLSGKVALVTGGSRGIGAASARALADEGADVAISYVASPEKAEAVVAELKAKGVKARAFKADQASAEDVTKLVNDVAKEFGQLDILVNNAGVAVGGLIDDAATDTAALARQESINVHGVVAAIRTAAKLMGEGGRIVTIGSGIATRASFPGLADYAATKAALVGYSKGAARDLGPRGITVNVLQPGSIDTDMNPKDGGEFAETQRKQHALQRFGRPEEVAAGVVFLASPEASFVTGTVLNVDGGFGA
- a CDS encoding pirin family protein, whose product is MIELRPFNKLGGADHGWLKAKHHFSFASHYDPNNMGHGALRVWNDDEIAPNTGFPAHPHANMEIITYVREGAITHQDSLGNEGRTEAGDVQVMSAGSGIRHSEYNLEPTKTQIFQIWIEPTARGGQPTWGSKPFPKADRSGKLVTIASGIAGDTDALPIRADARVLATTLRAGESAEYEPQTSRHLYLVPAAGAIEINGVRVNARDGVAIRDESKLTITALEDSELVLVDAA
- the wrbA gene encoding NAD(P)H:quinone oxidoreductase, translating into MTKVLVLYYSAYGHIEAMANAVAEGAREAGAAVDIKRVPELVPAEVAKASHYKVDQAAPVAEISDLANYDAIIVGTGTRFGRMSSQMANFLDQAGGLWAKGALHGKVGGAFTSSATQHGGQETTLFSIITNLLHFGMTIVGLNYGFAGQMKLDEITGGAPYGATTITGGDGSRQPSANELAAARYQGRAIAETAKKLHG
- a CDS encoding methyltransferase domain-containing protein — translated: MNDRSDKFRAFYAQLICAAAKSTDPRIEQAFRNVRREPFAGPGPWSISLGGHPYVVTPDDDPAFLYQNALLALDPARGVNIGMPGAHAYWLSGTGVREAESVLQIGAGTGYYTAILAELVGPNGRVYAYEIDERLAGLARENLKDIATVELRERSGIASDLPNVDVIYVCAGAAQPAMEWLLALRPCGRLVFPLAPEGVLGGMLMITRPEQGAAWPAKFLGRAQFIGCAGLQDADAGRRLAEAFAKGWERVQSLRRGDTPDDTCWFAGDDWWLSTAPASAPTVSIPLHADITQS
- a CDS encoding GNAT family N-acetyltransferase yields the protein MAFLSVEQLDGRVSSTSGISVDFLRDWRRAALRLNAGHRTAFQHGYWLGAWYEAFHGLAPLIAVISDATTGKDIAMVPMFSHTRRGIRVVEFADLGVSDNNAPILACDASFDAAGAQAISAALVDGLRALPDRFDLLRLKKMPGYVGGKPNPLVSLGRLGSCSLNGNLVLTGDDYADYQASIKRMQMPRCWRVFSRHAGARFEIATDIARANELLDVMDVQQQERMQQLGSRFVLNDEAHARFYREVGRQGVAEGYAVISALVCDEGIVATTLGVRYGATYYLLRIGHAGKQWGSCSPGLLVTERTIAALHAQGVRRFDLSIGNHDYKRRFAAEPVPLTDVSVALSWRGLPYVLRDHAAQRLRRHPKLAAFAARAMGKGTR